A window from Zingiber officinale cultivar Zhangliang chromosome 7A, Zo_v1.1, whole genome shotgun sequence encodes these proteins:
- the LOC122002889 gene encoding ATP-dependent Clp protease proteolytic subunit-related protein 4, chloroplastic-like, with protein sequence MEIALFSPRTIPADACRVLSISPRLSWSSGRSAPRASVSASSFSSASSRPSSLSFSLVATPFLGGGSVHSDFNGLRVPSLKLPTLPHARRPMRGVVTMVIPFLRGTAWEQPPPDLASYLYKNRIVYLGMCLVPAVTELMMAEFLYLQYEDTKKPIYLYINSTGTTKGGEKLGYETEAFAIYDVMRYIKTPIFTLCVGNAWGEAALLLAAGAKGNRSALPSSTIMIRQPIARFQGQASDVDIARKEISNVKAELVGLYSRHIGKSREQIEEDIRRPKYFSPSEAVEYGIIDKVLYNEKRQEDQSVISDLKKGQLS encoded by the exons ATGGAGATCGCCTTGTTCTCTCCGCGCACAATCCCTGCCGATGCCTGCCGCGTTCTTTCCATTTCCCCCAGATTGTCGTGGAGCAGCGGCAGGTCAGCGCCTAGGGCTTCCGTCTCTGCCTCCTCCTTCTCTTCCGCTTCCTCGAGGCCTTCTTCCCTAAGTTTCAGCCTCGTCGCTACTCCTTTCCTCGGCGGTGGGAGCGTCCATAGCGACTTCAACGGATTAAGGGTTCCGTCCCTGAAGCTGCCTACTCTACCCCACGCCCGCCGGCCCATGAGGGGTGTCGTTACCATG GTCATTCCTTTCTTGAGAGGAACAGCATGGGAGCAACCGCCTCCGGATCTAGCTTCTTACTTGTATAAAAATCGAATTGTATACTTGGGCATGTGTCTTGTTCCAGCAGTGACAGAGTTGATGATGGCAGAGTTCTTATATCTTCAATATGAAGATACTAAGAAGCCAATTTACCTATACATTAATTCCACCGGCACAACAAAG GGCGGAGAAAAGTTGGGCTATGAGACAGAAGCATTTGCAATTTATGATGTTATGAG GTACATTAAAACTCCAATATTTACACTGTGTGTTGGCAATGCTTGGGGAGAGGCTGCACTGCTCTTGGCCGCTGGTGCTAAAGGAAACCGTTCCGCTTTACCATCATCAACAATAATGATAAGACAG CCTATTGCAAGATTTCAAGGTCAAGCGTCAGATGTTGACATTGCaagaaaagaaataagcaatGTCAAGGCTGAATTG GTTGGTCTATACTCGAGACATATAGGAAAATCCCGTGAGCAGATCGAAGAAGACATCAGACGCCCTAAATATTTCAGTCCTAGTGAAGCAGTCGAATACGGGATCATCGATAAG GTATTGTACAACGAAAAAAGACAGGAAGATCAAAGTGTTATCTCTGATCTTAAAAAGGGACAACTCTCATAG